A genome region from Chloroflexia bacterium SDU3-3 includes the following:
- a CDS encoding beta-lactamase family protein, whose protein sequence is MTLHATIASTIRQAIERHIFPGAVVLLARDGHVAHHAAYGTTCYGDPGSRPIAPDDIFDIASLTKMFTATAALRLIEAGALALDAPLADVLPGYPQLAITIWHLLTHTSGIDIRLSALRELPPEQIRQAIYRTQPQRAPGEAVAYSNVNTLLLGDLVAHLTSQPLDHAIARLVLQPLGLRETMFRPPAALRPRIVPTEVDADWRGGLVHGHVHDESAYALGGVAGHAGLFSTARDLLGFCQAWLLAAEGQPGGILGSTIAQQATTSQTPQHALACGLGWMMDRPNFMGAALHGSFGHTGFTGTAMVVVPQQRAVVIMLTNRVYPRRTPAQHHEVCAALVDLALGS, encoded by the coding sequence ATGACACTCCACGCCACGATTGCGTCGACCATCCGCCAGGCCATCGAGCGGCACATCTTCCCGGGGGCGGTCGTCCTGCTCGCCCGCGACGGCCATGTCGCCCACCACGCGGCCTACGGCACCACCTGCTACGGCGACCCCGGCAGCCGCCCGATCGCGCCCGACGATATCTTCGACATCGCCTCGCTCACCAAGATGTTCACCGCCACCGCCGCGCTGCGCCTGATCGAGGCGGGCGCGCTGGCGCTCGACGCGCCGCTGGCCGATGTGCTGCCGGGCTACCCCCAGCTCGCAATCACGATCTGGCACCTGCTTACCCACACATCCGGCATCGACATCCGCCTCTCGGCGCTGCGCGAGCTGCCGCCCGAGCAGATCCGCCAGGCTATCTACCGCACCCAGCCCCAGCGCGCCCCTGGCGAGGCGGTGGCCTACTCGAATGTCAACACGCTGCTGCTGGGCGATCTGGTGGCACACCTGACAAGCCAACCGCTCGATCATGCCATCGCCCGGCTGGTGCTGCAGCCGCTGGGCCTGCGCGAGACTATGTTCCGCCCGCCCGCTGCGCTGCGACCGCGCATCGTGCCCACCGAGGTGGATGCCGACTGGCGCGGCGGCCTGGTGCACGGCCACGTCCACGACGAGAGCGCCTACGCCCTGGGCGGGGTCGCGGGCCACGCTGGCCTGTTCAGCACCGCCCGCGATCTCCTGGGCTTCTGCCAGGCCTGGCTGCTGGCCGCCGAGGGCCAGCCCGGCGGCATCCTGGGCAGCACCATCGCCCAGCAGGCCACCACCAGCCAGACCCCGCAGCACGCGCTGGCCTGCGGCCTGGGCTGGATGATGGATAGGCCGAACTTCATGGGCGCAGCCCTGCACGGCAGCTTCGGGCACACCGGCTTCACCGGCACCGCCATGGTGGTGGTGCCGCAGCAGCGCGCCGTGGTGATCATGCTCACCAACCGCGTGTACCCCCGGCGCACCCCGGCGCAGCACCACGAGGTCTGCGCCGCCCTCGTCGATCTCGCCCTCGGCAGCTAG